The following coding sequences are from one Triticum aestivum cultivar Chinese Spring chromosome 5A, IWGSC CS RefSeq v2.1, whole genome shotgun sequence window:
- the LOC123107155 gene encoding polcalcin Che a 3 — translation MSLLHCFLKPSRMSLQRCVAGDDMTADDFKEWIRRFDADRDGRISRDELRRAMRALRVRFTRRRSRSGITYADADGDGYIDDSEIDGLVEFARTSLGLRIVAC, via the coding sequence ATGTCGCTTCTGCACTGCTTCCTGAAGCCGTCGAGGATGAGCCTGCAGCGgtgcgtcgccggcgacgacatgACGGCGGACGACTTCAAGGAGTGGATCCGGCGGTTCGACGCGGACCGGGACGGGCGCATCAGCCGCGACGAGCTGCGGCGCGCCATGCGGGCGCTGCGCGTGCGGTTCACGcggcggaggagcaggagcggcatCACCTACGCCGACGCCGACGGCGACGGGTACATCGACGACAGCGAGATCGACGGCCTCGTCGAGTTCGCGCGCACCAGCCTCGGCCTCCGGATCGTCGCCTGCTAG
- the LOC123103970 gene encoding protein disulfide-isomerase SCO2, giving the protein MSPPNPVPARMNPPNPAPLLSLRPSNPAVPLPRRHRRPHPPRPAAANTTGAASPQEWFRPRRPADSDPSTSGGRVAARDPGVRVKAKDGAEEKKGERKRRWWERWSRDKESYLVDDVEPLPMPLTIPGTEPMSREELDRRLSCDVKIDECKMVSYEWTGKCRSCQGSGLVTYFRKKGKETICTCVPCAGIGYVRKITYREGAENLDELDNGRPP; this is encoded by the exons ATGAGTCCCCCGAACCCCGTCCCCGCGCGCATGAATCCCCCGAACCCCGCCCCGCTCCTCTCCCTGCGCCCCAGCAACCCCGCCGtccccctcccccgccgccaccggcgccCCCACCCGCCCCGCCCGGCGGCCGCCAACACCACCGGCGCCGCCTCGCCGCAGGAATGGTtccgcccgcgccgcccggccgACTCCGACCCCTCCACCTCCGGCGGGCGCGTTGCGGCGCGCGACCCCGGCGTGCGCGTCAAGGCCAAGGACGGCGCCGAGGAGAAGAAGGGGGAGCGTAAGAGGAGGTGGTGGGAGCGCTGGTCCAGGGACAAGGAGAGCTACCTGGTCGACGACGTGGAGCCGCTCCCGATGCCGTTGACCATCCCGGGGACCGAGCCGATGTCGCGGGAGGAGCTCGACCGCCGCCTCAGCTGCGACGTGAAGATCGAT GAATGCAAGATGGTTTCGTACGAGTGGACGGGCAAGTGCCGGAGCTGCCAGGGGTCGGGACTGGTGACCTACTTCAGGAAGAAGGGGAAGGAGACTATCTGCACGTGTGTGCCATGCGCTGGCATTG GCTATGTTCGGAAAATTACATACCGAGAGGGAGCTGAAAATCTGGATGAGTTAGACAATGGGAGACCACCATAA
- the LOC123103971 gene encoding calmodulin-like protein 30, protein MSHLSILTFKYNLAKLRFKPSRPAGRLLSARDRQQSDLMMYKPDEEEMAKVFDKIAGEPGRISRSDLQVLLQRFEKADAAGEARRMVCAADSNKDGYMDLEEFMEVHRNGVQLGDIRRAFFVFDRDRDGRITAEEVMDVLRRLGDSCSLEDCRRMVKEIDRNHDGFVDMDDFMAMMTRPRKRM, encoded by the coding sequence ATGTCGCACCTGAGCATCCTGACCTTCAAATACAATCTAGCGAAGCTCCGGTTCAAGCCCTCCCGGCCGGCCGGACGGCTGCTGTCCGCCAGGGACCGGCAGCAGTCGGACCTGATGATGTACAAGCCTGACGAGGAGGAGATGGCCAAGGTGTTCGACAAGATCGCCGGCGAGCCTGGCCGGATCTCGAGGAGCGACCTCCAGGTGCTCCTGCAGAGGTTCGAGAAGGCGGACGCCGCGGGCGAGGCGCGGCGCATGGTCTGCGCCGCCGACAGCAACAAGGACGGGTACATGGACCTGGAGGAGTTCATGGAGGTGCACAGGAACGGCGTCCAGCTGGGCGACATACGCCGGGCCTTCTTCGTGTTCGACAGGGACAGGGACGGCAGGATCACCGCGGAGGAGGTGATGGACGTCCTGCGCAGGCTCGGGGACAGCTGCAGCCTTGAGGACTGCCGGAGGATGGTGAAGGAGATCGACAGGAACCATGACGGGTTCGTGGACATGGATGACTTCATGGCCATGATGACTCGCCCGAGGAAGAGGATGTAA